The following are encoded together in the Culex pipiens pallens isolate TS chromosome 1, TS_CPP_V2, whole genome shotgun sequence genome:
- the LOC120426472 gene encoding sushi, von Willebrand factor type A, EGF and pentraxin domain-containing protein 1-like: MGPTPLCLLVAITALLSSTWPAGLATAQSTSDEPTFKTTTLNAGTSEDYQEYDDDSAAPAPQDLPPPGLSVMSHITLDEDPKFKTSGAADEAAAAVSASNEILRSENSVIKVKVDRLSGSFKKSVEKIKTKNKRVDIVFLIDASSSVGRQNFASEIKFVKKLLSDFNVSYNYTRVAVVTFSSQKKIFRHIDQISQSVEDNDKCLLLNYQVPRIAFSGGGTYTYGALKEAEEIFKNARLDSKKIIFLITDGFSNGRDPIPLAGRLKKDNNVVIYSIGIQSGNYAELHAIASAPEGDHCYLLDSFDHFETLARKALHSDYKTGESIFVNASLCDVLCMDDQEFLDGECCDPNATCSCSTTGHYSCICRSGFSGSGLRGACHPCPNGTFWNGPNQCTNCPDANHITVDVPAMNSSACICKTGYKADESGLCEVITCPELTPPENGYFVKHPSGCGQVLHAACGTRCQSGYQLVGDSIRLCQENGEWSGNDPKCVLKTCPALKIPYYGLAVCKNPDLNLFFDYSPRNKSFLMNYSVSVDRATEPMPIDTDCTFKCGHGFYLVGSNSRNCLPLSKWDGLQTSCKQILCSPLPKIPFSQYDPTDCAEQKSAHGSNCTLVCNFGFELKGGPSTKSCAGKRNGVWTQKAKTPRCIDVTPPHLMCPNNYTLPMHDDFNYAIVKRLNRPYVFDNGGDNFTFWSKPAIKEQGTKLYAGTHLFTYVAVDSFKNKAKCNFSVEIVDSTAPVIENCYDPPIFYLTNASNDNETFVEWDEPSVFDNSNENVTTTRSVDFGYLEAGNYSVVYRASDTSGNVAECTLNVTVKESKCDNLPSPPNGETICAKNASHTWCEVTCHFEHSFHDRDDSSVTLFCDNRKPSWNTGLQSVPECTAIERPVAVEEVFTINLGTEVSSLCEDAEAKDEVSSVFEANLKEQLCGDQADCEITTSIPACDSVDEPDDKTRYQIVKREAPTEGQTKGRRQNNKRDDRASIKINVYTKLSKRLGMWKHDGKKSDNIKRVKAELQNINNNEKLRKRLGELNMDLSVLKLDETIRCPHGSVAKKLTCVQCPRGTYHNHTTNACVSCPMGTYNEITGQSDCIHCPPYHSTRKPNSKHSTECKPQCPPGTIAKLKLMKKERAQKYHKSLMPFCRRCEPGEYQGLYNRISCDKCPPTHISPRGSTSIADCVPKVLRPCLADRNACGSHGQCVPDPVSDYLYSCTCDEGFAGSHCEKQLEICASAPCYNAGTCVALSATSVRCICQPPYGGSYCEQYLDPCRSDICLNGGTCVESGGYAVCECQGPYEGDRCELVKNCCSPNPCENGGICSVVEDGYSCSCPPGQMGKRCHLKPCDYVPCPEAAICVNVRQAITLATHFTCVCPKGLKGVNCTEIDNPCDRNPCRNNGRCTPVKLREMNSRISAHSDLEGDELYTKVRCECAPYFYGAFCETLTTPDFVMSFEKSGTNDYIKVAGPKRNLTEISLCTWIETKDDFNYGTVVSYATPKTDNAFTFTDYSGFALYVSGDHVVTNAYINDGSWHFVCLTWTSHKGVYEIYLDGELHTTGHDLSAGKVIEANGLFVIGQEQDSLGGSFSESESFVGKLAYFDLWSRSLAGYEVKELYYSCEPYQGDLIQWTDLKSKVVGSVKVHKSEFCRACERNLTLQNGFVNYYENRAYFSCDEGYKLHGPSETVCLRTSKWSDANSFCKLIRCGSLSSILNGKVIISKSSYNGVARFVCDDGFYLLGDQTTRCTIHGNWSSPPPECISIVKCPALTATEGSMLIYASERGVLNQVYENYAVGTLVEVRCNDGYYLDGENLLTCLDTGVWDIPIPVCMSTEVVSSSTELSPTSERTGPTIIKINRRPDVRFWKQLRDYLFYGCSPLDPDKKSPICQPSDDSYNIFTDLTAFKVPVSEDYQNMDAKLLQYLSKTTKPDANLNPRNLLDYILYGTIEPIDKALRLPKQIEDSYRFVICLFIDIIMMDREVTFDDEVLLDINSRENINDKIKNLLKHVVQPIYEAHLRDQENTRQQELENQRNALKKILALAEVERMLVQRCRLSAVPDPPIDSRIKSVESTALELRPLDLRIEKFRKRADTLNVGDRVWFGCNAGFTMKGTGYTECTPEGHWSYFDSFCEGVLCDQPPLLPGMEIAASSVDSRYYYDDEIEFRCSEGYVMQGHPIIKCSIAGKWSPIVARCTKISCGKPKISSAAKIISGSSYQFNEQLKILCADKRTVETVCQANGKWSQFEEC, encoded by the exons ATGGGCCCGACGCCACTCTGTCTGCTAGTGGCGATTACGGCGTTACTCAGCAGCACGTGGCCGGCCGGCTTGGCGACTGCGCAATCAACAAGCGACGAACCCACTTTTAAAACAACAACGCTCAACGCGGGAACCTCCGAGGACTATCAAGAGTACGATGACGATTCGGCGGCGCCAGCACCACAAGACCTGCCCCCTCCTGGCTTATCAGTAATGAGTCACATTACCCTCGACGAAGACCCAAAGTTCAAGACGAGTGGAGCTGCAGACgaagccgccgccgccgtcagTGCGAGCAACGAAATTCTGCGCTCGGAGAACTCTGTTATCAAGGTCAAGGTTGATCGGCTGAGCGGATCGTTCAAGAAGAGTGTGGAGAAGatcaaaacgaaaaacaaacGGGTGGACATTGTGTTCCTGATCGACGCTAGCTCGAGCGTGGGCCGGCAGAACTTTGCGAGTGAGATCAAATTTGTGAAGAAGCTGCTGTCGGATTTTAACGTTAGCTACAACTACACAAGGGTTGCGGTGGTTACGTTTAGCtcgcagaaaaaaatt TTTCGCCACATTGACCAAATCTCGCAATCGGTTGAGGACAACGACAAGTGCTTGTTGCTCAACTACCAGGTCCCACGGATCGCCTTTTCCGGCGGAGGAACGTACACGTACGGCGCGCTCAAAGAAGCCgaagaaatcttcaaaaatgcTCGCCTGGatagtaaaaaaatcatctttctcATCACGGATGGATTTTCGAACGGGCGCGATCCGATTCCGCTGGCGGGCCGCCTCAAAAAGGACAACAACGTTGTGATTTACTCGATTGGCATTCAAAGTGGCAACTACGCCGAGTTGCATGCCATTGCCAGTGCCCCCGAGGGTGACCATTGCTACCTGTTGGACAGTTTTGACCACTTTGAGACGCTGGCGCGGAAAGCCCTGCACAGCGATTACAAAACGGGTGAGAGCATCTTTGTCAATGCAAGCCTGTGCGATGTGCTGTGCATGGACGATCAGGAATTCTTGGATGGCGAGTGTTGCGATCCCAACGCCACGTGCAGCTGTAGCACTACGGGTCACTACTCGTGCATTTGCAGGTCTGGATTTTCTGGTTCCGGTCTTCGGGGAGCCTGCCATCCGTGTCCAAATGGTACGTTCTGGAACGGTCCAAACCAGTGCACAAATTGTCCCGATGCAAACCACATCACGGTGGACGTTCCGGCGATGAACTCGAGCGCTTGCATCTGCAAAACCGGATACAAGGCCGACGAAAGTGGGCTTTGTGAGGTGATTACGTGTCCCGAGTTGACTCCCCCGGAGAATGGTTACTTCGTGAAACATCCGAGCGGGTGTGGGCAAGTGCTGCACGCGGCATGTGGGACCAGGTGTCAGTCTGGGTACCAGCTGGTCGGGGACAGCATCCGTTTGTGCCAGGAAAACGGAGAATGGTCTGGGAATGATCCGAAGTGTGTTT TAAAAACATGCCCTGCTTTGAAAATACCTTATTATGGACTGGCAGTGtgcaaaaatccggatcttaaTTTGTTCTTCGATTACTCTCCAAGGAACAAGTCATTTCTGATGAACTACAGTGTTTCGGTGGATCGTGCCACTGAACCGATGCCGATCGATACGGACTGCACGTTCAAGTGTGGCCACGGGTTCTACCTGGTGGGATCGAACAGCAGGAACTGTTTACCACTGTCCAAGTGGGATGGATTACAAACCTCGTGCAAAC AGATTCTCTGCTCTCCGCTGCCGAAAATCCCCTTCAGCCAGTACGATCCAACGGATTGTGCGGAGCAAAAGTCCGCCCACGGGTCCAACTGCACCCTGGTTTGCAACTTTGGGTTCGAGTTGAAGGGCGGACCATCCACTAAATCCTGTGCAGGCAAACGAAATGGTGTTTGGACCCAGAAGGCCAAAACTCCGCGCTGCATAGACGTGACGCCGCCACACCTAATGTGCCCGAACAATTATACGCTACCGATGCACGACGACTTCAACTACGCGATCGTGAAACGGTTGAACCGGCCGTACGTATTCGACAACGGAGGAGACAACTTTACGTTTTGGTCCAAGCCAGCGATCAAGGAGCAGGGAACCAAGCTGTACGCCGGAACTCATCTGTTCACGTACGTCGCCGTTGATTCGTTCAAGAACAAAGCCAAGTGTAACTTCAGTGTTGAGATAGTCGATAGTACAGCTCCCGTCATCGAGAACTGCTACGATCCTCCGATATTCTACCTAACGAATGCAAGCAACGATAACGAAACGTTTGTAGAATGGGACGAGCCAAGCGTTTTCGACAACTCCAACGAAAACGTAACCACGACACGAAGTGTTGACTTCGGATACCTCGAGGCCGGCAACTACAGCGTCGTCTACCGAGCGTCGGACACTTCAGGTAACGTGGCCGAATGCACGCTGAACGTCACCGTAAAGGAATCCAAATGTGACAACCTTCCGTCCCCACCAAACGGTGAAACGATCTGCGCGAAAAACGCTTCACACACGTGGTGCGAAGTGACCTGCCACTTTGAGCACAGCTTCCACGATCGGGACGACAGCTCAGTAACGCTGTTCTGCGATAACCGTAAACCATCCTGGAATACGGGCCTGCAGTCGGTTCCGGAGTGCACGGCGATCGAACGGCCCGTAGCGGTGGAGGAGGTGTTCACCATCAATCTGGGAACGGAAGTTTCTTCGCTGTGCGAGGACGCCGAAGCCAAGGACGAGGTTTCGTCCGTGTTCGAGGCAAACCTAAAGGAGCAGCTGTGCGGCGATCAAGCGGATTGCGAGATAACTACGAGCATACCGGCGTGCGACAGCGTTGATGAACCCGACGACAAGACGCGATATCAGATCGTCAAAAGAGAAGCTCCTACGGAAGGGCAAACGAAGGGTAGAAGGCAGAACAACAAGCGGGACGATCGCGCGTCCATCAAGATCAACGTGTACACAAAGCTGTCGAAAAGGCTTGGGATGTGGAAGCATGACGGGAAGAAGTCAGACAATATTAAG agAGTTAAAGCGGAACTACAAAACATCAATAACAACGAGAAGCTGAGAAAGCGCCTTGGCGAACTCAACATGGACCTCAGCGTGTTGAAGTTGGACGAAACGATACGCTGCCCACATGGTAGTGTGGCCAAAAAGCTGACATGCG TGCAATGCCCCCGCGGTACCTACCACAACCACACCACCAACGCGTGCGTCTCCTGTCCGATGGGGACGTACAACGAGATAACCGGTCAGTCCGACTGCATCCACTGTCCGCCGTATCACTCAACGCGGAAGCCCAACAGTAAGCACTCCACCGAGTGTAAGCCCCAGTGTCCGCCCGGGACGATCGCCAAGCTGAAGCTAATGAAGAAGGAACGGGCCCAAAAGTACCACAAAAGTTTGATGCCCTTCTGCCGCCGGTGCGAACCCGGCGAGTACCAAGGCCTGTACAACCGCATCAGCTGCGACAAGTGTCCGCCGACGCACATTTCTCCGCGTGGTTCGACCTCCATTGCGGACTGCGTCCCGAAGGTTCTTCGGCCGTGTTTAGCGGATCGGAACGCGTGCGGATCGCACGGTCAATGCGTTCCGGATCCTGTCAGTGACTACCTGTACAGTTGTACCTGTGACGAGGGTTTCGCGGGTTCCCATTGTGAAAAGCAGTTGGAAATATGCGCTTCGGCACCGTGCTACAACGCTGGGACTTGTGTGGCGTTGAGCGCTACCTCGGTTCGGTGTATTTGCCAGCCTCCTTACGGTGGTTCTTACTGTGAACAATACCTGGATCCGTGCAGATCGGACATATGTCTAAACGGAGGAACTTGCGTTGAGTCTGGTGGCTATGCCGTATGTGAATGCCAGGGTCCGTACGAAGGAGATCGTTGCGAGTTGGTGAAGAACTGTTGCTCTCCGAACCCGTGTGAAAATGGAGGAATATGTTCCGTAGTTGAAGATGGTTACAGCTGCTCATGTCCACCCGGCCAGATGGGCAAGCGTTGCCACTTGAAACCTTGCGATTACGTACCCTGTCCCGAAGCAGCTATCTGCGTCAATGTTCGCCAAGCTATCACACTCGCCACTCACTTCACATGTGTTTGTCCCAAAGGGTTAAAGGGTGTCAACTGCACCGAGATAGACAATCCCTGCGATCGGAATCCTTGCAGGAACAATGGACGATGCACGCCGGTAAAGTTACGTGAGATGAACTCGAGAATCAGTGCACATAGCGACTTGGAAGGTGACGAGCTGTACACGAAGGTTCGCTGCGAGTGTGCACCCTACTTCTACGGTGCATTCTGTGAGACGTTGACAACGCCAGACTTTGTCATGTCCTTCGAAAAATCCGGAACCAACGACTACATCAAGGTAGCAGGACCCAAGCGCAACCTCACGGAGATCTCACTTTGCACGTGGATCGAGACAAAAGATGACTTCAACTACGGGACGGTAGTATCTTACGCTACTCCCAAGACCGACAACGCCTTCACCTTCACCGATTACAGCGGATTTGCTTTGTACGTATCGGGAGATCACGTGGTTACGAACGCTTACATAAACGATGGATCGTGGCACTTTGTTTGTCTCACTTGGACCAGCCACAAGGGAGTGTACGAGATCTACCTGGATGGCGAGCTGCATACGACAGGACATGATCTGAGCGCCGGTAAGGTCATTGAAGCCAACGGATTGTTCGTGATCGGACAGGAACAGGATTCTCTAGGAGGAAGCTTCAGCGAATCGGAATCATTCGTGGGGAAGTTGGCGTACTTCGATCTCTGGAGTCGATCGCTCGCCGGATACGAGGTAAAAGAACTGTACTACAGCTGTGAACCCTACCAGGGTGATCTCATCCAGTGGACTGACTTGAAGTCGAAGGTTGTGGGATCGGTGAAGGTGCACAAATCTGAATTTTGCCGTGCCTGCGAGAGAAATTTGACTCTGCAGAACGGATTCGTGAACTACTACGAAAACCGGGCGTACTTTAGCTGTGACGAGGGTTACAAGCTGCACGGACCGTCTGAAACGGTATGCTTGCGGACTTCCAAGTGGAGCGATGCCAACAGCTTTTGCAAGT TAATCCGATGTGGTTCACTGAGCTCGATTCTCAACGGCAAGGTGATCATCTCCAAGTCAAGCTACAACGGGGTTGCGAGGTTCGTGTGCGACGACGGTTTCTATCTATTGGGAGATCAAACGACCCGCTGTACGATACACGGTAATTGGTCCAGTCCTCCGCCGGAGTGCATAAGTATAGTGAAATGTCCTGCTTTGACGGCAACCGAAGGTTCGATGCTAATCTACGCTTCGGAGCGAGGAGTTTTGAATCAGGTGTACGAGAACTACGCAGTGGGTACGCTGGTCGAGGTCAGGTGTAACGACGGGTATTATCTAGACGGCGAGAATCTACTAACATGTTTGGATACTGGAGTCTGGGATATACCGATTCCTGTCTGCATGTCAACAGAAGTTGTGTCCAGTAGCACTGAGTTGAGTCCGACAAGCGAACGAACTGGCCCAACGATCATCAAGATCAATCGTCGACCAGACGTCCGCTTTTGGAAGCAACTGAGAGATTACTTGTTCTACGGTTGTAGTCCATTAGATCCGGATAAAAAATCACCTATCTGCCAACCTTCCGACGATTCGTACAACATATTCACTGATCTAACTGCGTTCAAAGTACCGGTTTCAGAAGACTATCAGAACATGGACGCTAAGCTTCTGCAATACTTGTCGAAAACAACCAAACCAGACGCCAACTTGAACCCACGGAATCTTCTAGACTACATCCTGTACGGGACTATTGAACCTATCGACAAAGCGCTCCGACTGCCCAAGCAAATCGAAGATTCGTATCGATTTGTTATCTGCCTGTTCATTGACATAATAATGATGGATCGCGAAGTGACCTTCGATGACGAAGTGCTCCTGGACATCAACTCACGAGAAAACATCAACGACAAGATTAAGAACCTGCTCAAACACGTGGTTCAACCAATCTACGAAGCTCACCTGCGGGACCAAGAAAACACCCGCCAACAAGAACTGGAGAACCAACGGAACGCCCTAAAGAAGATTCTCGCCCTGGCCGAAGTGGAACGCATGCTGGTCCAACGATGTCGCCTGAGTGCCGTTCCGGATCCGCCCATCGACAGCCGTATCAAGTCGGTGGAAAGCACCGCCCTAGAGCTACGACCGCTGGATCTGCGCATCGAAAAGTTCCGGAAGCGCGCGGACACGCTGAACGTCGGGGATCGCGTGTGGTTCGGGTGCAACGCCGGCTTCACGATGAAGGGCACCGGATACACGGAGTGTACGCCGGAAGGCCACTGGAGTTACTTTGATAGCTTCTGCGAAGGAGTTCTGTGCGATCAGCCTCCGCTGCTGCCGGGCATGGAAATTGCGGCCAGCTCGGTGGATTCGCGGTACTATTACGACGACGAGATCGAGTTCCGCTGCTCGGAGGGGTACGTGATGCAGGGCCATCCGATAATTAAATGCTCGATCGCCGGCAAGTGGTCGCCGATAGTGGCGAGATGTACGA aaaTTTCTTGCGGTAAACCAAAGATAAGCTCCGCTGCTAAAATAATATCGGGAAGTTCCTATCAGTTTAACGAACAGCTGAAAATTCTCTGCGCGGACAAGCGTACCGTGGAAACAGTTTGTCAAGCGAACGGAAAGTGGAGCCAGTTTGAAGAATGTTGA